In Oligoflexia bacterium, the genomic window GTTTCTCTGATATTTTTTGCAGCTGAAATGGGGTCACCATTACCATTGGGTCCTTCTGGATTCACGTAAATTAAACCCATCTGAGTTGCGGCAAGTGGACCTTTTAATGTTCTAGTCTTGCCATGATGTCTTTTAGAAGCTAAAAAAGTTGTTTCAGGACCCCAGTACACCATATCAGCCTCCCAATCATCTGTTCTACCACCAGCAAAACCTAAAGTTTCAAAACCCATGGATTCTAAGGCCACGTTACCGGTTAAAACCATTAAATCCGCCCAAGATAAACTTTGGCCATATTTTTTCTTGATTGGCCATAACAAACGTCTGGCTTTATCTAGGTTTGCATTATCTGGCCAGCTGTTCAATGGTTCAAAACGTTGTTGGCCACCACCGGCACCACCTCTACCATCAATGGTTCTGTAAGTTCCAGCACTGTGCCAAGCCATTCGGATAAAAAATGGACCATAATGTCCATAATCAGCGGGCCACCAATCTTGTGATGTTTTCATGACTTGTTCGATATCCGCTTTGAGTTGTTTTAAATCAATTTTGCTAAAGGCTTTGGCATAGTCAAAGTCTTTATCTAAGGGACTAGACTCAGGATTATGCTGGCGCAAAGCTTCTAAGTCAATCATATTTGGCCACCAAAACTGATTGCTTTTGGGCTTTAGTGGGTCGGTATTTTTTTCATTGGCAAATGCGCTGATGCTTATTGCCAATAACAGTATAAAAAAAATGTTTTTTTTCAACATGGTTTCTTCCTCTTTAAGATGGTAAAAGATTAAATTATGCTGGTACAGTGATACTAAAGCAAAAAAAGAGCAAATACTCAAAATATATAGAGCAATAGAAAAAAACTATAACCAAGCTATTGAATAAAGTTGTATGAAAAAGTATTACTTGGAATTATGTTACATTATAGTCTAAGCATGAAAAGTAGAAATATTATTTTATGCAGCATTATTTTATGTGTTACGGTTGGTTTTGCAGCGCAAAAACAAAAACTATCAGAATGCACACTTACATCATCAATTATTGATTGTACCAAGAATAATATCCGTATTTCTAAAGAAAGAATAGACAAGTTGATTGAAAAAAAGTGTTATGATTATTATAAAGAAAAAATGTAGGAAAGTTCTTTGTTGCTGGCAACAGCGCAATGTCAAGTTGAATTAAGGACATTGCTAGCAGAGTCTATCGATGGCTACTTTAAAAAATTACAAAATAAAAATTAAACTAATTGCCTAATTTTAACTTGTCTAACTGTTCTTTTGCTTTTTTGTAATATTCATTTTTTGGGTTATTGGTAATTTGTAACACTTTTTCAAATTGGTCCATGGCAGCAGCTGGATCATTGGCCAATTCCAATAAAGTTAATCCTTCACGGTAAGCTTGAGCTGCCCTTTGGTTGAATTCACTTTCTAAACCTTCGAGTTCTTTGCTAATGGTGTTACTGTTAGGATAACGCTGTTGCATATCCAGAAGTAACTTATAAGCAGCATCACTTTGTCCTTCATCAACAAGTTTACGTGCTTGGGCAACTTGATTTAAAATATACTGATTGGTTTGGTTGCGCATTTCATTTAAAATATTTTGTGCTGGTTCGTAATATTGATGGTCTTTTGTCGCTACAACCTGATTTAAAAGTTTTCTAGCATCGCTGTATTTATTGTTTTCAAAATCTTCAAGGGCTTGATTGAACATTTTTCTCAATTGAACCAGTTCATTTTTTTTGGCGATATCTTGACGCTTTTGTTCCTCTTGAGTTTGTTCAAGGTGCTTAAGAGCCGCCTGACTTTCCATGTTCTGTGGGTCTATGCTTTTGGCTTCATTATAAATCTTAAGGGCTTCAGCAAACTTTTTTTCTTCAACCAATCGATCACCTTTTTCTAAAAGCTCTCTGATTTGAGTGTGTCTTCTAGAAATTTCTAAACGCATGTCTCGGGTTTTTTGGTGTTCTTCTTCTCGCAAAGCATTCACTTTTTTTAAAAGTTTTAAAGCATCGTTGTTTTTTGGGTTACTTGATAAAATAAGCCTTATTCTTGCTTCAGCTTCATCGTATTGCCCACGGCTAAGCAATTCATTGGCATGAGATAAATGAAAAACAATGATTTTTTGTGCTTCAGCAGATAGTTGTTCTTGTTGATTTTGAGTTTGTGCTATTTTTTTATTTAAGCGTGATTGTTGCCATTTAAAACTAAACAAGGCTATGCATAAACCTAAAGTCAAACCCATCAAGGGTAAAGAGAATGTTTTAGATAAAAAGACATTGATGGGGGAGTAACTCTCAATGATAACCGGTGAAATTTGTGCTCTTGGTTTTGAATCAGCTTCAACAAACTCAAAGCTTGAGCCGCCTACGGTCACAATATCATGATTTTTGAGTTGTGTTTTGTTAACCGGTAAGCCATCAACATAAGTATCTTGTTGTTGATTGGTGTTGGTTAATTCTACTTTATCCTCATGAATTGTTAAAGTTGCATAAGTTGAGCT contains:
- a CDS encoding FHA domain-containing protein, yielding MKIIVKKNSQLVQEKDLGQNQKVLIGRSKHCDLILPDPHISRKHASIEFIDNEWILNDLDSDNGTRLKGKKIDRSAIQSGEHFFIGSFQLMLASDIMKKTPSDKASSSLPSDNTQTSDAFLQAIAVNSADTQQGIEEPSQAKTEVIFNTVDHEAPTQEKELEKHIKKQKLNRLENAPKSELSEFSDGHDEKTVLQDAISEESGSDVEELEHEDAEQKTAIIVENQKDTARLVCLDENRLGQEIPLNKEEFTLGSANDNDIKTQEISDSESSTYATLTIHEDKVELTNTNQQQDTYVDGLPVNKTQLKNHDIVTVGGSSFEFVEADSKPRAQISPVIIESYSPINVFLSKTFSLPLMGLTLGLCIALFSFKWQQSRLNKKIAQTQNQQEQLSAEAQKIIVFHLSHANELLSRGQYDEAEARIRLILSSNPKNNDALKLLKKVNALREEEHQKTRDMRLEISRRHTQIRELLEKGDRLVEEKKFAEALKIYNEAKSIDPQNMESQAALKHLEQTQEEQKRQDIAKKNELVQLRKMFNQALEDFENNKYSDARKLLNQVVATKDHQYYEPAQNILNEMRNQTNQYILNQVAQARKLVDEGQSDAAYKLLLDMQQRYPNSNTISKELEGLESEFNQRAAQAYREGLTLLELANDPAAAMDQFEKVLQITNNPKNEYYKKAKEQLDKLKLGN